In one window of Escherichia coli DSM 30083 = JCM 1649 = ATCC 11775 DNA:
- the accA gene encoding acetyl-CoA carboxylase carboxyl transferase subunit alpha → MSLNFLDFEQPIAELEAKIDSLTAVSRQDEKLDINIDEEVHRLREKSVELTRKIFADLGAWQIAQLARHPQRPYTLDYVRLAFDEFDELAGDRAYADDKAIVGGIARLDGRPVMIIGHQKGRETKEKIRRNFGMPAPEGYRKALRLMQMAERFKMPIITFIDTPGAYPGVGAEERGQSEAIARNLREMSRLGVPVVCTVIGEGGSGGALAIGVGDKVNMLQYSTYSVISPEGCASILWKSADKAPLAAEAMGIIAPRLKELKLIDSIIPEPLGGAHRNPEAMAASLKAQLLTDLADLDVLSTEDLKNRRYQRLMSYGYA, encoded by the coding sequence ATGAGTCTGAATTTCCTTGATTTTGAACAGCCGATTGCAGAGCTGGAAGCGAAAATCGATTCTCTGACCGCGGTTAGCCGTCAGGATGAGAAACTGGATATTAACATCGATGAAGAAGTGCATCGTTTGCGTGAAAAAAGCGTAGAACTGACGCGTAAAATCTTCGCCGATCTCGGTGCATGGCAGATTGCGCAACTGGCACGCCATCCACAGCGTCCTTATACCCTGGATTACGTTCGCCTGGCATTTGATGAATTTGACGAACTGGCTGGCGACCGCGCGTATGCAGACGATAAAGCTATCGTCGGTGGTATCGCCCGTCTCGATGGTCGTCCGGTGATGATCATTGGTCATCAAAAAGGTCGTGAAACCAAAGAAAAAATTCGCCGTAACTTTGGTATGCCAGCGCCAGAAGGTTACCGCAAAGCACTGCGTCTGATGCAAATGGCTGAACGTTTTAAGATGCCTATCATCACCTTTATCGACACCCCGGGGGCTTATCCGGGCGTGGGCGCAGAAGAACGTGGTCAGTCTGAAGCCATTGCACGCAACCTGCGTGAAATGTCTCGCCTCGGCGTACCGGTAGTTTGTACGGTTATCGGTGAAGGTGGTTCTGGTGGTGCGCTGGCGATTGGCGTGGGCGATAAAGTGAATATGCTGCAATACAGCACCTATTCCGTTATCTCGCCGGAAGGTTGTGCGTCCATTCTGTGGAAGAGCGCTGACAAAGCGCCGCTGGCGGCTGAAGCGATGGGTATCATCGCTCCGCGTCTGAAAGAGCTGAAACTGATCGACTCCATCATCCCGGAACCGCTGGGCGGTGCTCACCGTAACCCGGAAGCGATGGCGGCGTCTCTGAAAGCGCAGCTGCTGACGGATCT
- the fabZ gene encoding 3-hydroxyacyl-ACP dehydratase FabZ has translation MTTNTHTLQIEEILELLPHRFPFLLVDRVLDFEEGRFLRAVKNVSVNEPFFQGHFPGKPIFPGVLILEAMAQATGILAFKSVGKLEPGELYYFAGIDEARFKRPVVPGDQMIMEVTFEKTRRGLTRFKGVALVDGKVVCEATMMCARSREA, from the coding sequence TTGACTACTAACACTCATACTCTGCAGATTGAAGAGATTTTAGAACTTCTGCCGCACCGTTTCCCGTTCTTACTGGTGGATCGCGTGCTGGATTTTGAAGAAGGTCGTTTTCTGCGCGCAGTAAAAAATGTCTCTGTCAATGAGCCATTCTTCCAGGGCCATTTCCCTGGAAAACCGATTTTCCCGGGTGTGCTGATTCTGGAAGCAATGGCACAGGCAACAGGTATTCTGGCGTTTAAAAGCGTAGGAAAACTGGAACCGGGTGAGCTGTACTACTTCGCTGGTATTGACGAAGCGCGCTTCAAGCGCCCGGTCGTGCCTGGCGATCAAATGATCATGGAAGTCACTTTCGAAAAAACGCGCCGCGGCCTGACCCGTTTTAAAGGGGTTGCTCTGGTCGACGGTAAAGTAGTTTGCGAAGCAACGATGATGTGTGCTCGTAGCCGGGAGGCCTGA
- the lpxA gene encoding acyl-ACP--UDP-N-acetylglucosamine O-acyltransferase translates to MIDKSAFVHPTAIVEEGASIGANAHIGPFCIVGPHVEIGEGTVLKSHVVVNGHTKIGRDNEIYQFASIGEVNQDLKYAGEPTRVEIGDRNRIRESVTIHRGTVQGGGLTKVGSDNLLMINAHIAHDCTVGNRCILANNATLAGHVSVDDFAIIGGMTAVHQFCIIGAHVMVGGCSGVAQDVPPYVIAQGNHATPFGVNIEGLKRRGFSREAITAIRNAYKLIYRSGKTLDEVKPEIAELAETYPEVKAFTDFFARSTRGLIR, encoded by the coding sequence GTGATTGATAAATCCGCCTTTGTGCATCCAACCGCCATTGTGGAAGAGGGCGCGTCGATTGGCGCGAACGCTCACATTGGTCCTTTTTGTATCGTTGGACCCCATGTCGAAATTGGTGAGGGTACCGTACTGAAATCTCACGTTGTCGTGAATGGTCATACTAAAATTGGCCGCGATAATGAGATTTATCAGTTCGCCTCCATCGGCGAAGTTAACCAGGATCTGAAATATGCTGGCGAACCGACCCGCGTGGAAATCGGCGATCGTAACCGCATTCGCGAAAGCGTCACCATTCATCGTGGCACAGTCCAGGGCGGTGGATTGACGAAGGTGGGCAGCGACAACTTACTGATGATCAATGCGCACATTGCGCACGATTGTACGGTAGGTAACCGCTGCATCCTCGCCAACAACGCAACGCTGGCGGGTCACGTATCGGTTGACGACTTCGCGATCATCGGCGGCATGACCGCAGTCCATCAGTTCTGCATCATTGGTGCGCATGTGATGGTTGGCGGCTGCTCCGGTGTGGCGCAGGACGTCCCTCCTTATGTCATTGCGCAGGGTAACCACGCAACGCCGTTCGGTGTCAATATCGAAGGGCTGAAGCGCCGCGGATTCAGCCGTGAGGCGATTACCGCTATCCGCAATGCGTATAAGCTGATTTATCGTAGCGGTAAAACGCTCGATGAAGTGAAACCGGAAATTGCTGAACTGGCGGAAACATATCCGGAAGTGAAAGCCTTTACCGATTTCTTTGCACGCTCAACGCGCGGTCTGATTCGTTAA
- the lpxD gene encoding UDP-3-O-(3-hydroxymyristoyl)glucosamine N-acyltransferase, with protein MPSIRLADLAQQLDAELHGDGDIVITGVASMQSAQTGHITFMVNPKYREHLGLCQASAVVMTQDDLPFAKSAALVVKNPYLTYARMAQILDTTPKPAQNIAPSAVIDETAKLGNNVSIGANAVIESGVELGDNVIIGAGCFVGKNSKIGAGSRLWANVTIYHEIQIGQNCLIQSGTVVGADGFGYANDRGNWVKIPQIGRVIIGDRVEIGACTTIDRGALDDTVIGNGVIIDNQCQIAHNVVIGDNTAVAGGVIMAGSLKIGRYCMIGGASVINGHMEICDKVTVTGMGMVMRPITEPGVYSSGIPLQPNKVWRKTAALVMNIDDMSKRLKSLERKVNQQD; from the coding sequence ATGCCTTCAATTCGACTGGCTGATTTAGCGCAGCAGTTGGATGCAGAACTACACGGTGATGGCGATATCGTCATCACCGGCGTTGCGTCCATGCAATCTGCACAAACAGGTCACATTACGTTCATGGTTAACCCCAAATACCGTGAGCATTTAGGCTTGTGCCAGGCGTCCGCGGTTGTCATGACCCAGGACGATCTTCCTTTCGCGAAAAGTGCCGCGCTGGTAGTGAAGAATCCCTACCTGACTTACGCGCGCATGGCGCAAATTTTAGATACCACGCCGAAGCCCGCGCAGAACATTGCACCCAGTGCGGTGATTGACGAGACAGCGAAGCTGGGTAACAACGTATCGATTGGCGCTAACGCGGTGATTGAGTCTGGCGTTGAACTGGGCGATAACGTGATTATCGGTGCCGGTTGCTTCGTAGGTAAAAACAGCAAAATCGGTGCAGGTTCGCGTCTCTGGGCGAACGTAACCATTTACCATGAGATCCAGATCGGTCAGAATTGTCTGATCCAGTCCGGAACAGTGGTAGGCGCAGACGGCTTTGGTTATGCCAACGATCGTGGTAACTGGGTGAAGATCCCACAGATTGGTCGCGTAATTATTGGCGATCGCGTGGAGATCGGTGCCTGCACTACCATTGATCGTGGCGCGCTGGATGACACTGTTATTGGCAATGGTGTGATCATTGATAACCAGTGCCAGATTGCACATAACGTCGTGATTGGCGACAATACGGCAGTTGCCGGTGGCGTCATTATGGCGGGCAGCCTGAAAATTGGTCGTTACTGCATGATCGGCGGAGCCAGCGTAATCAACGGGCATATGGAAATATGCGACAAAGTGACGGTTACGGGCATGGGTATGGTGATGCGTCCCATCACTGAACCAGGCGTCTATTCCTCAGGCATTCCGCTGCAACCCAACAAAGTCTGGCGCAAAACCGCTGCACTGGTGATGAACATTGATGACATGAGCAAGCGTCTGAAATCGCTTGAGCGCAAGGTTAATCAACAAGACTAA
- the dnaE gene encoding DNA polymerase III subunit alpha, which produces MSEPRFVHLRVHSDYSMIDGLAKTAPLVKKAAALGMPALAITDFTNLCGLVKFYGAGHGAGIKPIVGADFNVQCDLLGDELTHLTVLAANNTGYQNLTLLISKAYQRGYGTAGPIIDRDWLIELNEGLILLSGGRMGDVGRSLLRGNSALVDECVAFYEEHFPDRYFLELIRTGRPDEESYLHAAVELAEARGLPVVATNDVRFIDSSDFDAHEIRVAIHDGFTLDDPKRPRNYSPQQYMRSEEEMCELFADIPEALANTVEIAKRCNVTVRLGEYFLPQFPTGDMSTEDYLVKRAKEGLEERLAFLFPDEEERLKRRPEYDERLDTELQVINQMGFPGYFLIVMEFIQWSKDNGVPVGPGRGSGAGSLVAYALKITDLDPLEFDLLFERFLNPERVSMPDFDVDFCMEKRDQVIEHVADMYGRDAVSQIITFGTMAAKAVIRDVGRVLGHPYGFVDRISKLIPPDPGMTLAKAFEAEPQLPEIYEADEEVKALIDMARKLEGVTRNAGKHAGGVVIAPTKITDFAPLYCDEEGKHPVTQFDKSDVEYAGLVKFDFLGLRTLTIINWALEMINKRRAKNGEPPLDIAAIPLDDKKSFDMLQRSETTAVFQLESRGMKDLIKRLQPDCFEDMIALVALFRPGPLQSGMVDNFIDRKHGREEISYPDVQWQHESLKPVLEPTYGIILYQEQVMQIAQVLSGYTLGGADMLRRAMGKKKPEEMAKQRSVFAEGAEKNGINAELAMKIFDLVEKFAGYGFNKSHSAAYALVSYQTLWLKAHYPAEFMAAVMTADMDNTEKVVGLVDECWRMGLKILPPDINSGLYHFHVNDDGEIVYGIGAIKGVGEGPIEAIIEARNKGGYFRELFDLCARTDTKKLNRRVLEKLIMSGAFDRLGPHRAALMNSLGDALKAADQHAKAEAIGQADMFGVLAEEPEQIEQSYASCQPWPEQVVLDGERETLGLYLTGHPINQYLKEIERYVGGVRLKDMHPTERGKVITAAGLVVAARVMVTKRGNRIGICTLDDRSGRLEVMLFTDALDKYQQLLEKDRILIVSGQVSFDDFSGGLKMTAREVMDIDEAREKYARGLAISLTDRQIDDQLLNRLRQSLEPHRSGTIPVHLYYQRADARARLRFGATWRVSPSDRLLNDLRGLIGSEQVELEFD; this is translated from the coding sequence ATGTCTGAACCACGTTTCGTACACCTGCGGGTGCACAGCGACTACTCGATGATCGATGGCCTGGCCAAAACCGCACCGCTGGTAAAAAAGGCGGCAGCGTTGGGTATGCCAGCACTGGCGATCACCGATTTCACCAACCTTTGCGGTCTGGTGAAGTTCTACGGAGCGGGACATGGCGCAGGGATTAAGCCCATCGTCGGGGCGGATTTTAACGTCCAGTGCGACCTGCTGGGTGATGAGTTAACTCACCTGACGGTGCTGGCGGCGAACAATACCGGCTATCAGAATCTGACGTTGCTGATCTCAAAAGCGTATCAGCGCGGGTACGGTACCGCCGGGCCGATCATCGATCGCGACTGGCTTATCGAATTAAATGAAGGGTTGATCCTTCTTTCCGGCGGGCGCATGGGCGACGTTGGACGCAGTCTTTTGCGTGGTAACAGCGCGCTGGTAGATGAGTGTGTCGCGTTTTATGAAGAACACTTCCCGGATCGCTATTTTCTCGAGCTGATCCGCACCGGCAGGCCGGACGAAGAAAGCTATCTGCACGCTGCGGTGGAACTGGCGGAAGCACGCGGTTTGCCCGTTGTGGCGACCAACGACGTGCGCTTTATCGACAGCAGCGACTTTGACGCACACGAAATCCGCGTCGCGATTCACGACGGCTTTACCCTAGACGATCCTAAACGCCCGCGTAACTATTCGCCGCAGCAATATATGCGTAGCGAAGAGGAGATGTGCGAGCTTTTTGCCGACATTCCCGAAGCCCTTGCCAACACCGTTGAGATAGCCAAACGTTGTAACGTAACTGTGCGTCTGGGTGAATACTTCTTGCCGCAATTCCCGACCGGGGACATGAGTACCGAAGATTATCTGGTCAAGCGTGCAAAAGAAGGCCTGGAAGAGCGTCTGGCATTTTTATTCCCTGACGAGGAAGAACGTCTTAAGCGTCGTCCGGAGTATGACGAACGTCTGGATACTGAACTTCAGGTTATCAACCAGATGGGCTTCCCGGGTTACTTCCTCATCGTTATGGAATTTATCCAGTGGTCGAAAGATAACGGTGTACCGGTAGGGCCAGGCCGTGGTTCTGGTGCAGGGTCACTGGTGGCCTACGCGTTAAAAATCACCGATCTCGATCCGCTGGAATTTGACCTGCTGTTCGAACGTTTCCTTAACCCGGAACGTGTCTCCATGCCTGACTTCGACGTTGACTTCTGTATGGAGAAACGTGACCAGGTTATCGAACATGTGGCGGACATGTACGGTCGCGATGCGGTATCGCAGATTATCACCTTCGGTACGATGGCGGCGAAAGCGGTGATCCGCGACGTAGGCCGTGTATTGGGGCATCCGTACGGATTTGTCGATCGTATCTCGAAACTGATCCCGCCCGATCCGGGTATGACGCTGGCGAAAGCGTTTGAAGCCGAGCCGCAGCTGCCGGAAATCTACGAAGCGGATGAAGAAGTTAAGGCGCTGATCGACATGGCGCGCAAACTGGAAGGGGTCACCCGTAACGCCGGTAAGCACGCCGGTGGGGTGGTTATCGCGCCGACCAAAATTACTGATTTTGCGCCGCTTTATTGCGATGAAGAGGGCAAACATCCGGTCACCCAGTTTGATAAAAGCGACGTTGAATACGCCGGGCTGGTGAAGTTCGACTTCCTCGGTTTGCGTACGCTCACCATCATCAACTGGGCGCTGGAGATGATCAACAAGCGGCGGGCGAAGAATGGCGAGCCGCCGCTGGATATCGCCGCGATCCCGCTGGATGACAAGAAAAGCTTCGACATGCTGCAACGCTCGGAAACCACGGCGGTATTCCAGCTTGAATCGCGCGGCATGAAGGACCTGATCAAGCGTCTGCAACCTGACTGCTTCGAAGATATGATCGCACTGGTGGCACTGTTCCGCCCCGGTCCGTTGCAATCAGGGATGGTGGATAACTTTATCGACCGTAAACATGGTCGCGAAGAGATCTCCTATCCGGACGTGCAGTGGCAGCATGAAAGCCTGAAACCGGTACTGGAGCCAACCTACGGCATCATCCTGTATCAGGAACAGGTCATGCAGATTGCCCAGGTGCTTTCTGGTTATACCCTCGGTGGCGCGGATATGCTGCGTCGTGCGATGGGTAAGAAAAAGCCGGAAGAGATGGCTAAGCAGCGTTCTGTATTTGCTGAAGGTGCAGAAAAGAACGGAATCAACGCCGAACTGGCGATGAAAATCTTCGACCTGGTGGAGAAATTCGCTGGTTACGGATTTAACAAATCGCACTCTGCGGCCTATGCTTTGGTGTCATATCAAACTTTATGGCTGAAAGCGCACTATCCGGCGGAGTTTATGGCGGCGGTAATGACCGCCGATATGGACAACACCGAGAAGGTGGTGGGCCTGGTGGATGAGTGCTGGCGGATGGGGCTGAAAATCCTGCCACCAGATATAAACTCCGGTCTTTACCATTTCCACGTCAACGACGACGGCGAAATCGTGTATGGTATTGGCGCGATCAAAGGGGTAGGTGAAGGCCCGATTGAGGCCATCATCGAAGCCCGTAATAAAGGCGGCTACTTCCGCGAACTGTTTGATCTCTGCGCCCGTACCGACACCAAAAAGTTAAACCGGCGAGTGCTGGAAAAACTGATCATGTCTGGGGCGTTTGACCGTCTTGGGCCACACCGCGCGGCGCTGATGAACTCGCTGGGTGATGCGTTAAAAGCGGCAGATCAACACGCGAAAGCGGAAGCTATCGGTCAGGCCGATATGTTCGGCGTGCTGGCCGAAGAGCCGGAACAAATTGAACAATCCTACGCCAGCTGCCAACCGTGGCCGGAGCAGGTGGTATTAGATGGGGAACGTGAAACGTTAGGTCTGTACCTGACGGGACACCCTATCAACCAGTATTTAAAAGAGATTGAGCGTTATGTCGGAGGCGTAAGGCTGAAAGACATGCACCCGACAGAACGTGGTAAAGTCATCACGGCTGCGGGGCTCGTTGTTGCCGCGCGGGTTATGGTCACCAAGCGCGGCAATCGTATCGGTATCTGCACGCTGGATGACCGTTCCGGGCGGCTGGAAGTGATGTTGTTTACTGACGCCCTGGATAAATACCAGCAATTGCTGGAAAAAGACCGCATACTTATCGTCAGCGGACAGGTCAGCTTTGATGACTTCAGCGGTGGGCTTAAAATGACCGCTCGCGAAGTGATGGATATTGACGAAGCCCGGGAAAAATATGCTCGCGGGCTTGCTATCTCGCTGACGGACAGGCAAATTGATGACCAGCTTTTAAACCGACTCCGTCAGTCTCTGGAACCCCACCGCTCTGGGACAATTCCAGTACATCTCTACTATCAGAGGGCGGATGCACGCGCGCGATTGCGTTTTGGCGCGACGTGGCGTGTCTCTCCGAGCGATCGTTTATTAAACGATCTCCGTGGCCTCATTGGTTCGGAGCAGGTGGAACTGGAGTTTGACTAA
- the rnhB gene encoding ribonuclease HII produces the protein MIEFVYPHTQLVAGVDEVGRGPLVGAVVTAAVILDPARPIAGLNDSKKLSEKRRLVLCEEIKEKALSWSLGRAEPHEIDELNILHATMLAMQRAVAGLHIAPEYVLIDGNRCPKLPMPSMAVVKGDSRVPEISAASILAKVTRDAEMAALDIVFPQYGFAQHKGYPTAFHLEKLAEHGATEHHRRSFGPVKRALGLAS, from the coding sequence ATGATCGAATTTGTCTATCCGCACACGCAGCTGGTTGCGGGTGTGGATGAAGTCGGACGCGGGCCGTTAGTTGGCGCGGTCGTCACCGCTGCGGTGATCCTTGACCCGGCGCGCCCAATTGCCGGGCTGAATGATTCCAAAAAGCTGAGCGAAAAACGCCGTCTGGTGCTCTGTGAAGAGATCAAAGAGAAAGCGTTGAGCTGGAGTCTGGGCCGCGCGGAACCTCACGAAATCGACGAACTGAATATTTTACATGCGACCATGCTGGCGATGCAGCGTGCCGTCGCTGGACTGCATATTGCGCCGGAATATGTGTTGATTGATGGTAACCGCTGCCCGAAATTACCGATGCCTTCGATGGCTGTGGTGAAAGGCGATAGCCGCGTACCGGAAATCAGTGCCGCGTCTATCCTGGCGAAAGTGACGCGTGACGCCGAAATGGCAGCGCTGGATATTGTTTTCCCGCAATATGGTTTTGCCCAACACAAAGGGTATCCAACCGCTTTTCATCTGGAAAAACTGGCTGAACACGGCGCGACCGAACACCATCGGCGCAGCTTTGGGCCTGTCAAACGCGCACTGGGACTTGCGTCCTGA
- the skp gene encoding molecular chaperone Skp, producing the protein MKKWLLAAGLGLALATSAQAADKIAIVNMGSLFQQVAQKTGVSNTLENEFKGRASELQRMETDLQAKMKKLQSMKAGSDRTKLEKDVMAQRQTFAQKAQAFEQDRARRSNEERGKLVTRIQTAVKSVANSQDIDLVVDANAVAYNSSDVKDITADVLKQVK; encoded by the coding sequence GTGAAAAAGTGGTTATTAGCTGCAGGTCTCGGTTTAGCACTGGCAACTTCTGCTCAGGCGGCTGACAAAATTGCAATCGTCAATATGGGCAGCCTGTTCCAGCAGGTAGCGCAGAAAACCGGTGTTTCTAACACGCTGGAAAACGAGTTCAAAGGCCGTGCCAGCGAACTGCAGCGTATGGAAACCGATCTGCAGGCTAAAATGAAAAAGCTGCAGTCCATGAAAGCGGGCAGCGATCGCACTAAGCTGGAAAAAGACGTGATGGCTCAGCGCCAGACTTTTGCTCAGAAAGCGCAGGCTTTTGAGCAGGATCGCGCACGTCGTTCCAACGAAGAACGCGGCAAACTGGTTACTCGTATCCAGACTGCTGTGAAATCCGTTGCCAACAGCCAGGATATCGATCTGGTTGTTGATGCAAATGCCGTTGCTTACAACAGCAGCGATGTAAAAGACATCACTGCCGACGTACTGAAACAGGTTAAATAA
- the lpxB gene encoding lipid-A-disaccharide synthase: MTEQRPLTIALVAGETSGDILGAGLIRALKERVPNARFVGVAGPRMQAEGCEAWYEMEELAVMGIVEVLGRLRRLLHIRADLTKRFGELKPDVFVGIDAPDFNITLEGNLKKQGIKTIHYVSPSVWAWRQKRVFKIGRATDLVLAFLPFEKAFYDKYNVPCRFIGHTMADAMPLDPDKNGARDVLGIPYDAHCLALLPGSRGAEVEMLSADFLKTAQLLRQTYPDLEIVVPLVNAKRREQFERIKAAVAPDLSVHLLDGMGREAMVASDAALLASGTAALECMLAKCPMVVGYRMKPFTFWLAKRLVKTDYVSLPNLLAGRELVKELLQEECEPQKLAAALLPLLANGKTSHAMHDTFRELHQQIRCNADEQAAQAVLELAQ; the protein is encoded by the coding sequence ATGACTGAACAGCGTCCATTAACGATTGCCCTGGTCGCCGGAGAAACCTCCGGCGATATCCTGGGGGCCGGTTTAATCCGCGCTCTGAAAGAACGTGTGCCCAACGCCCGCTTTGTTGGTGTTGCCGGGCCACGAATGCAGGCTGAAGGCTGCGAAGCCTGGTACGAAATGGAAGAACTGGCAGTGATGGGCATTGTTGAAGTGCTCGGTCGTCTGCGTCGCTTACTACATATTCGTGCCGATCTGACAAAGCGTTTTGGCGAACTGAAGCCAGATGTTTTTGTTGGTATTGATGCGCCTGACTTCAATATTACTCTTGAAGGTAACCTCAAAAAGCAGGGTATCAAAACCATTCATTACGTCAGTCCGTCCGTCTGGGCGTGGCGACAGAAACGCGTTTTCAAAATAGGCAGAGCCACCGATCTGGTGCTCGCATTTCTGCCTTTCGAAAAAGCGTTTTATGACAAATACAACGTACCGTGCCGCTTTATCGGTCATACCATGGCTGATGCCATGCCATTAGATCCAGATAAAAATGGTGCCCGTGATGTGCTGGGGATCCCTTACGATGCCCACTGTCTGGCATTGTTGCCGGGCAGCCGTGGTGCAGAAGTCGAAATGCTTAGTGCCGATTTCCTGAAAACGGCCCAGCTTTTGCGCCAGACATATCCGGATCTCGAAATCGTGGTGCCGCTGGTGAATGCCAAACGCCGCGAGCAGTTTGAACGCATCAAAGCTGCAGTCGCGCCAGACCTGTCGGTTCATTTGCTGGATGGAATGGGCCGTGAGGCGATGGTCGCCAGTGATGCGGCGCTACTGGCGTCGGGTACGGCAGCACTGGAGTGTATGCTGGCTAAATGCCCGATGGTAGTGGGATATCGCATGAAGCCTTTCACCTTCTGGCTGGCGAAGCGACTGGTGAAAACTGATTATGTCTCGCTGCCAAATCTGCTGGCGGGCAGAGAGTTAGTCAAAGAGTTATTGCAGGAAGAGTGTGAGCCGCAAAAATTGGCTGCGGCGCTGTTACCGCTGTTGGCGAACGGGAAAACCAGCCATGCGATGCACGACACCTTCCGCGAGCTGCATCAGCAGATCCGCTGCAATGCCGATGAGCAGGCGGCACAAGCCGTTCTGGAGTTAGCACAATGA